A portion of the Ascaphus truei isolate aAscTru1 chromosome 14, aAscTru1.hap1, whole genome shotgun sequence genome contains these proteins:
- the ESPNL gene encoding espin-like protein, which produces MDKLEINKCLLYWVVQYHNHPDRRQLVLPGNLQHKVLRSLYDEHGHLGVDKTFGLIRDWFFWPRMRRGALGEQSGKADDVLQIPDKSRISQCLQKARITGIFLRAGERSEVIVNQAEDSQAESESPFDLDALVPTHDDHGRGIPEWKRQVMVRRLQAQLEEETKQGEWRYSRASSAMLGPYGELVTEEELRYFDGQMDGLRIRKQCQQYERELCRQVRELQSLLPSPLVSVSLNAQLLRKREDPDWCNCMSNMVSSMSQLLSSTGAIAGTPCMAVKASKKKSSSPSPMKELLHCGVSVRRLRGHFERQQQPHGKPDVKMSNVKGEAEEASDSGVSSEETSSLRDSPVPPRTLRKERIVLLFLSHWKRSVYSLHCTTRVTGSPKSQDTMRMIRGHEEPQDTNDNSNMDQKVKDTDTRAEKKLETETPEKRTMESEAMARTQHGILDIHGSAMKSQGTQDTDERIRNGQDPLDIEVSPRMGALLDQLMKQRTTIQRLIGSWRAVSAPPKPGNPTLLLSPEHFLSTSGSQPPLNHDSLTLDMFMLGYFRLLEQELPEEERRMRHLLCFEVFDQLGRHGWAVARDFHFTVLQEIASGRRTWSDGFEDIKARCFGPSVEQKEGTSHNPQISDAQDICQCIERSFTFWKEKEAELIGAEP; this is translated from the exons AGAGGTGCCCTGGGAGAGCAGTCTGGGAAGGCAGATGATGTTCTACAGATCCCTGACAAATCCAGAATCAGTCAGTGCCTTCAGAAAGCCAGAATTACGGGGATCTTCCTTCGTGCT GGAGAACGTTCTGAGGTCATCGTAAATCAAGCGGAAGACAGCCAGGCCGAGTCGGAGTCCCCATTTGACTTGGATGCTTTGGTGCCCacacatgatgatcatggacgcGGGATTCCAGAGTGGAAGAGGCAGGTGATGGTCCGTAGGTTGCAAGCTCAGCTGGAGGAGGAGACCAAACAG GGTGAATGGCGGTATTCTCGTGCCAGCAGTGCTATGCTGGGTCCATATGGGGAGTTAGTGACTGAGGAAGAGCTCCGTTACTTTGACGGGCAGATGGACGGACTACGCATTCGCAAGCAATGCCAGCAATATGAGCGGGAGCTCTGCCGCCAGGTGCGGGAGTTGCAGTCCCTGCTCCCATCACCTTTGGTCAGTGTCAGCCTCAATGCCCAGCTTCTCCGAAAGAGAGAGGATCCAGATTGGTGTAATTGCATGTCAAACATGGTGAGCAGCATGTCACAGCTCCTTTCCAGCACTGGTGCAATCGCAGGTACCCCTTGCATGGCTGTCAAAGCCAGTAAGAAGAAATCCTCCTCACCTTCTCCCATGAAGGAGCTGCTGCATTGTGGGGTGTCCGTTCGAAGACTAAGGGGTCATTTTGAGAGGCAACAGCAACCACACGGAAAGCCAGATGTTAAGATGTCCAACGTTaaaggagaggcagaggaagcCAGTGATTCAGGAGTGAGTTCAGAAGAGACCTCATCTCTTAGAGACTCTCCTGTCCCTCCTCGGACCTTGAGGAAAGAACGCATTGTCCTCTTGTTCCTAAGCCActggaagagatcagtgtattccCTGCATTGTACAACAAGAGTCACAGGAAGCCCAAAGTCCCAGGACACTATGAGGATGATTAGAGGACACGAGGAGCCACAGGACACTAATGATAACTCAAACATGGACCAAAAGGTAAAAGATACTGACACAAGAGCAGAAAAGAAACTGGAAACTGAAACACCAGAGAAAAGGACTATGGAGAGTGAAGCAATGGCTAGAACCCAACACGGGATATTAGACATTCATGGAAGTGCTATGAAATCCCAGGGCACACAGGACACTGATGAAAGGATAAGGAATGGCCAAGATCCATTGGACATTGAGGTTTCCCCTCGTATGGGGGCTCTGCTGGACCAGCTCATGAAGCAAAGAACCACTATCCAGCGTCTGATTGGAAGCTGGAGAGCAGTAAGTGCCCCTCCAAAGCCAGGGAACCCAACCCTTCTTCTGTCCCCTGAGCACTTTCTTTCCACATCTGGCAGTCAGCCCCCTCTAAATCATGACAGCCTTACTCTTGACATGTTCATGTTGGGCTACTTCCGACTGTTGGAACAGGAACTACCAGAGGAGGAGAGACGGATGAGGCACCTACTCTGCTTTGAGGTGTTTGACCAACTGGGACGTCATGGTTGGGCAGTGGCCAGAGATTTCCACTTCACTGTTCTACAGGAGATTGCTTCTGGACGCAGGACCTGGTCTGATGGCTTTGAAGACATCAAAGCCCGCTGTTTCGGACCCAGTGTGGAGCAGAAAGAAGGAACAAGTCATAACCCACAAATTTCAGATGCCCAGGATATTTGTCAGTGTATCGAGAGGAGCTTCACATTTTGGAAGGAGAAAGAGGCTGAACTAATTGGGGCAGAGCCATGA